The nucleotide sequence CGTATGACGTTATGGGCCTTGTTGCTGCTGGTAGTGGCCACAAGCGCTACTGCTGCCAAACCCGGCCCAACAGGTTTTCTGAACCGCAGCCTGACTGTGGCGGGTGCAGTTTATCGGTATCAGGTGTATGTGCCAGCCGATTTTTACGCCCAGAAAGCAAAGAAATGGCCGATTATCTTGTTTCTGCATGGTGCCGGCGAGCGGGGTTCCGATGGGCTGGCGCACACGCAGGTAGGCTTACCCGCCAACATTCGGCTGCACGTAGAGCGCTGGCCGGCTGTTGTAGTGATGCCGCAGTGCCCGGCAGAGCGCTACTGGACTGAGCCTGCCATGCAAACCATGGCCTTGGCTGCTCTGGCCGAAGAGCAAAAGAACTACAACCCGGACCCAGCGCGAGTGTATCTCACGGGGCTGTCGATGGGCGGTTACGGCAGCTGGCTGATGGCCTCGCAACACCCAGAACTGTTTGCAGCCGTGGTACCAATCTGTGGCGGCGCTTACTTGCCAGCACATAGAGCCAAACAGTTCCCAGCTCAACCGCCGGGGCTTTACGAAACCATTGCTCGGGGTATTGCGGGCAGCGCACCCGTCTGGGCCTTCCACGGCGCCAGCGATTCGGTGGTGCCCGTAACGGAAACGCAGCAATTAGTAGCCGCTTTAAAAACCGCTGGTGGCTCCGTATAATACACCGAGTACCCAGGCGTAGACCATGACTCTTGGACCAGGGCGTACGACGAAACGGCTCTACCCGCCTGGTTGTTCAATCAGCAACGTGCTGATAGGAAGAAAGTTAATTACAAATAGGA is from Hymenobacter tibetensis and encodes:
- a CDS encoding carboxylesterase family protein: MTLWALLLLVVATSATAAKPGPTGFLNRSLTVAGAVYRYQVYVPADFYAQKAKKWPIILFLHGAGERGSDGLAHTQVGLPANIRLHVERWPAVVVMPQCPAERYWTEPAMQTMALAALAEEQKNYNPDPARVYLTGLSMGGYGSWLMASQHPELFAAVVPICGGAYLPAHRAKQFPAQPPGLYETIARGIAGSAPVWAFHGASDSVVPVTETQQLVAALKTAGGSV